In one bacterium genomic region, the following are encoded:
- the istB gene encoding IS21-like element helper ATPase IstB — MNEQIVKRMKEMKFYGMLRAFQTSLESDAMNALTKDEMIAQLIEEEWDDRCCRKIARNMQNAKFHYSASIEQMYFETDRGIDKNQVMRLAECTFIKNKENVMITGSTGIGKSYLASAIGQQACTLGYKVLYHNTTKLFAKLKMAKADGSYINEIAKLERQQLLILDDFGIQPLDAQSRSAFMEIIEDRHEKASTLITSQVPVAKWYEVIGEKTIADAVMDRIIHNAHRLELSGESLRKKLKKKTD, encoded by the coding sequence ATGAATGAACAAATTGTAAAAAGAATGAAAGAAATGAAATTCTACGGCATGCTCCGTGCTTTTCAAACCAGCCTGGAATCAGATGCTATGAACGCCCTTACCAAGGATGAAATGATTGCGCAGCTAATAGAAGAAGAGTGGGATGACCGATGTTGCAGAAAGATTGCACGTAATATGCAAAACGCAAAGTTCCACTACAGCGCATCTATTGAACAGATGTACTTTGAAACAGACCGCGGTATTGACAAGAATCAGGTGATGCGTCTTGCGGAATGCACATTTATTAAAAATAAAGAAAACGTAATGATTACCGGGAGCACCGGCATTGGGAAAAGCTATCTTGCATCAGCAATTGGTCAGCAGGCTTGCACTTTAGGATATAAAGTATTATATCATAATACAACCAAACTCTTTGCTAAACTTAAAATGGCTAAAGCCGATGGGTCTTATATTAATGAGATTGCAAAGCTTGAACGTCAACAGTTGCTTATTCTTGATGATTTTGGGATACAACCACTCGATGCTCAAAGTCGTTCTGCATTCATGGAAATCATAGAAGACAGGCATGAGAAGGCATCTACATTGATTACTTCACAGGTTCCGGTTGCAAAGTGGTATGAAGTTATTGGAGAAAAAACAATAGCTGATGCTGTTATGGACAGAATCATCCACAATGCTCACCGATTAGAGCTTTCAGGAGAGTCTTTGCGAAAGAAACTAAAGAAAAAAACAGATTAA